In Paenibacillus kyungheensis, the following are encoded in one genomic region:
- a CDS encoding maltose/glucose-specific PTS transporter subunit IIC, protein MKTFFEKAQRFGKSFMLPIAVLPAAGLLLGIGGALSNPNTVSTYPVLQISWLQYIFKVMSSAGDITFSNLALIFAIGVAVGLARSDKGTAGLAAALAYLVMNASINAMLINSNQLVTENMAAAGQGMILGIQSLQTGVLGGIIIGLVTAGLHNRYNKIELPQFLGFFGGSRFIPIVSSFAAIFVGLLLFLVWPTIQLGITKLGGIVDATGYVGTLFYGFFLRMLGPLGLHHIFYLPFWQTGLGGTMEVSGKIVEGTQNIFFAQLGDPSTEKYFSGTSRFMSGRFITMMFGLLGAALAIYHTARPERKKVVGGLMLSAALTSFLTGITEPLEFAFLFVAPFLYVIHAVFDGFAFMLAHIFQITIGQTFSGGLIDFILFGILQGNAKTNWIYVPIIGVVWFALYYFTFRFLIVKFNLKTPGREDETVADTNENTTGGTGSTTPITDAVATDRSEVDTSRPAVILSALGGKENIKDLDCCATRLRISVYQPDQVSQDRLKHSGAKGVLINGNGVQVIYGPQVSVIKNEIEEYMEME, encoded by the coding sequence ATGAAAACTTTTTTCGAGAAGGCACAACGGTTTGGTAAATCTTTTATGCTCCCAATTGCTGTATTACCAGCAGCAGGATTACTGCTAGGCATAGGGGGAGCACTCTCTAATCCGAATACAGTGAGTACATATCCTGTACTACAGATTAGCTGGTTGCAGTATATTTTCAAAGTGATGAGTAGTGCAGGAGATATTACGTTTAGCAATCTAGCATTGATTTTTGCGATCGGGGTAGCGGTTGGACTGGCACGCTCGGATAAAGGAACAGCAGGGTTGGCAGCGGCACTGGCGTATCTAGTGATGAATGCTTCGATCAATGCGATGTTGATCAATAGTAATCAACTGGTTACTGAAAATATGGCGGCAGCCGGTCAAGGTATGATTCTAGGGATACAATCGTTACAGACAGGTGTGCTAGGCGGTATTATTATCGGCTTGGTGACAGCAGGTCTTCATAATCGATATAACAAAATTGAGTTACCTCAATTTCTAGGATTTTTCGGTGGTTCTCGGTTTATCCCGATCGTTTCTTCATTTGCAGCAATATTTGTAGGATTGTTGTTATTTCTAGTATGGCCAACAATTCAATTAGGGATTACCAAGTTAGGTGGAATCGTAGATGCGACCGGATATGTAGGCACATTATTTTATGGATTCTTTCTACGGATGTTAGGGCCGCTTGGATTGCATCATATTTTTTACCTCCCTTTCTGGCAAACCGGACTTGGTGGTACAATGGAAGTATCTGGTAAGATAGTGGAAGGAACCCAGAACATTTTCTTTGCTCAATTAGGTGACCCTTCGACTGAAAAATATTTCTCAGGTACATCGCGCTTTATGTCAGGACGCTTTATTACAATGATGTTCGGATTGTTGGGAGCTGCATTAGCGATCTATCATACTGCACGTCCAGAACGCAAAAAGGTTGTCGGTGGATTAATGTTATCAGCGGCGTTGACGTCTTTTTTGACAGGAATTACGGAACCATTGGAATTTGCCTTTTTGTTTGTAGCTCCATTCTTGTATGTTATTCATGCTGTGTTTGATGGATTTGCTTTTATGCTGGCACATATATTTCAGATTACGATTGGTCAGACATTTTCCGGTGGCTTAATTGACTTTATTTTATTCGGTATTTTACAGGGAAATGCCAAAACCAACTGGATCTATGTGCCGATAATCGGGGTGGTGTGGTTCGCTCTGTACTATTTCACATTCCGCTTCTTAATCGTCAAATTCAATCTCAAAACACCGGGGCGTGAAGATGAGACTGTAGCAGATACGAACGAAAATACAACAGGTGGAACAGGGTCAACCACACCGATAACCGATGCTGTAGCCACAGATCGTAGTGAAGTTGATACTTCTCGTCCGGCTGTGATACTTAGTGCATTAGGTGGCAAAGAAAATATTAAAGATCTGGATTGTTGTGCAACCCGTCTACGGATATCAGTCTATCAACCAGATCAAGTATCACAGGATCGCTTGAAACATTCAGGTGCCAAAGGTGTGCTGATTAATGGTAACGGTGTGCAAGTGATCTATGGTCCGCAAGTGAGTGTTATTAAAAATGAGATCGAGGAATATATGGAAATGGAGTGA
- a CDS encoding N-acetylmannosamine-6-phosphate 2-epimerase, with protein sequence MDLDSLGLQQGLIVSCQALEHEPLHSSFIMGKMAVAAQEGGAVGIRANTAQDIKEIKQQVSLPVIGIVKRNYGDHPVFITPTITEIHELAESGCEIIALDATTRPRPDGVTLADLVKQIRLLYPELLLMADVSTVEEGVVAEQLGFDLVSATLVGYTEYTAHQKVYENDFEILKEMVRQIKTPIVAEGNIMTPEMAARCLELGVYSVVVGGAITRPQQITARFMDKMKQVRPASIATE encoded by the coding sequence ATGGATTTGGATTCATTGGGATTACAGCAGGGGTTAATCGTATCGTGTCAGGCATTAGAACATGAACCTTTGCATAGTTCTTTTATTATGGGAAAAATGGCAGTTGCCGCTCAAGAAGGTGGAGCTGTAGGAATTCGAGCGAATACTGCGCAAGATATTAAAGAAATCAAACAACAAGTATCATTGCCTGTGATTGGAATCGTCAAACGTAATTATGGAGACCATCCTGTATTTATTACGCCGACGATAACCGAAATTCATGAATTAGCAGAGTCTGGTTGTGAAATTATAGCGTTAGATGCGACTACACGTCCTCGTCCTGATGGTGTCACATTGGCTGATCTGGTCAAACAAATTCGTCTGCTATATCCTGAACTGTTATTGATGGCAGATGTATCGACTGTAGAAGAAGGCGTGGTTGCTGAACAGTTAGGATTTGATCTGGTATCGGCTACGCTGGTAGGTTATACAGAATATACAGCTCATCAGAAAGTGTATGAAAATGATTTTGAGATTCTAAAAGAAATGGTTCGTCAGATCAAGACTCCTATTGTAGCTGAAGGAAATATTATGACACCAGAGATGGCGGCACGTTGTCTGGAACTCGGTGTATACAGCGTGGTAGTAGGCGGAGCGATCACACGTCCGCAACAGATTACAGCACGTTTTATGGACAAAATGAAACAAGTTCGTCCTGCATCGATTGCAACAGAATAG
- a CDS encoding MurR/RpiR family transcriptional regulator, protein MALNVLDELQLRYQQLSAKEKEIADYIMRHKNSIHNINIRDLSERTQASMSTITRFCRKAGFSNFIDFKLSLNREIDIPRDELNFFAQTRHLYNEIIMATADMIKPQMIEEVVQQIQQARRVYVYGLGSSGLSALEFKYRLMRMNILIDAVTDSHMMMMNASLMDEQDLVIGLSNSGHTTEVNSALRIAKTNQAHIVGITNFDHTPFTETTDLCLFTPGLQRMGDIPFINSQLAIIYVLDMISMLLLQNEERLSARQRTLHALYKQDHS, encoded by the coding sequence ATGGCTCTCAATGTACTCGACGAACTACAATTACGATACCAACAATTATCTGCCAAAGAAAAAGAAATTGCAGATTATATTATGCGTCATAAAAATTCTATTCATAATATCAATATTCGTGATCTCTCCGAGCGCACACAAGCTTCAATGTCTACAATCACACGTTTTTGTCGCAAAGCAGGATTTAGTAATTTTATAGATTTTAAGCTAAGCTTGAATCGAGAAATTGATATTCCACGAGATGAGCTTAACTTTTTTGCACAGACAAGACATTTATACAATGAAATTATTATGGCAACTGCTGATATGATCAAGCCTCAGATGATTGAAGAAGTCGTTCAGCAGATTCAGCAAGCCAGACGTGTCTATGTATACGGATTAGGAAGCTCTGGCTTATCCGCGCTAGAGTTCAAGTATCGTCTAATGCGAATGAATATTTTAATTGATGCTGTTACTGATTCGCATATGATGATGATGAATGCGTCTTTGATGGATGAACAAGATTTGGTGATTGGATTATCCAATTCTGGTCATACTACTGAAGTGAATAGTGCTCTACGTATTGCCAAAACAAATCAAGCTCATATTGTCGGAATTACTAATTTCGATCATACGCCTTTTACAGAAACAACTGATCTATGTCTATTTACACCCGGCTTACAGCGTATGGGCGATATCCCGTTTATCAATAGTCAATTAGCGATTATCTATGTGCTTGATATGATCTCGATGTTATTGCTCCAAAATGAAGAACGATTATCTGCACGTCAGCGTACGCTTCATGCTTTGTACAAACAAGATCATTCATAA
- a CDS encoding alpha-galactosidase, whose protein sequence is MSIFFDTTQSTFHLQSRSTSYVIQLMKSTHLVHLYWGPRLQGTSIGSLLQQIERASFSPNYHADDRTFSFDTLPQEYPGYGRGDYGEPAFEAKHSNGTTVNDLHYVSHTITAGKPKLQGLPATYVEQEQEADTLEIVLRDKLTGLEAVVSYTVFNELNAITRSVKFRNDGTTTLHIQRALSSSVDLADDEYRMMQLSGAWTRERHVHYRTLAPGLQRIESKRGSSSHQQNPFIALLGKDANEDQGQVYGMSLVYSGNFVAQVEVDQFHTTRMQIGLSPFDFEWKLEAGDTFQTPEAVLVHSSEGLGGMSRTYHKLYRTRLSRGEHRDQVRPILINNWEATYFNFDAPKIKSIAAAGKELGIELFVLDDGWFGHRDDDRTSLGDWVEDRRKLPEGLGKLAKEITATGMQFGLWFEPEMVSPDSDLYRAHPDWCLHVPDRSRTMGREQLILDLSRQDVCDYIVESVSAVLSSAPITYVKWDMNRNMSEIGSALLPADRQRETAHRYMLGLYSVLEKITSTFPHILFESCSGGGGRFDPGMLYYMPQTWTSDDTDAVERLKIQYGTSTVYPASAMGAHVSDVPNHQVGRMTSFTTRGHVAMSGNFGYELDLTKLTDTEKQEVKEQVAQYKELRELIQFGEFYRLLSPFESNITSWMFVSEDQQEAFAGYFQVLSVPNGPLRRLKLKGLDPHRRYSMSVNGVTDPNTYAGDELMYHGIIAPYAQEDFYSALFVFKAVE, encoded by the coding sequence ATGTCTATATTTTTCGATACTACTCAATCGACTTTTCATTTACAATCTCGTTCAACGAGTTATGTTATTCAATTAATGAAATCAACTCATTTGGTTCATTTATATTGGGGACCTCGTCTACAAGGAACATCTATTGGTAGTCTGCTACAACAGATAGAACGTGCTTCATTTAGCCCGAATTATCATGCAGATGATCGTACTTTTTCTTTTGATACCTTACCACAAGAATATCCAGGTTATGGTCGTGGCGATTATGGCGAACCTGCTTTTGAAGCTAAACATAGTAATGGCACAACAGTCAACGATCTACATTATGTGAGTCATACTATTACAGCAGGCAAACCGAAACTTCAAGGATTACCAGCTACATATGTAGAGCAGGAGCAGGAAGCAGATACATTGGAAATTGTATTGCGTGATAAATTAACCGGGCTTGAAGCTGTAGTCAGCTATACCGTATTTAACGAATTGAATGCGATTACACGTTCTGTGAAATTCCGTAATGATGGAACCACAACGCTTCATATTCAGCGTGCACTAAGCAGTAGCGTAGATTTGGCAGATGATGAATATCGAATGATGCAATTGTCTGGTGCATGGACTCGTGAACGCCATGTTCATTACCGTACACTTGCTCCAGGATTGCAACGGATCGAAAGTAAACGTGGTTCCAGTAGTCATCAGCAAAATCCATTTATCGCTTTGCTTGGTAAAGATGCGAATGAAGATCAAGGGCAAGTCTATGGTATGAGTCTTGTCTATAGCGGTAACTTTGTCGCTCAAGTCGAAGTCGATCAATTCCATACCACTCGTATGCAGATTGGATTGTCTCCGTTTGATTTTGAATGGAAATTAGAAGCAGGTGATACGTTCCAGACACCGGAGGCGGTACTGGTTCATTCTTCTGAAGGATTGGGAGGAATGTCTCGCACGTATCACAAATTGTATCGTACACGTCTAAGTCGTGGAGAACATCGTGATCAAGTGCGTCCTATTTTGATTAATAACTGGGAAGCGACTTACTTTAACTTTGATGCACCGAAGATCAAATCTATTGCAGCAGCAGGGAAAGAGTTAGGAATTGAGCTGTTTGTATTGGATGATGGTTGGTTCGGTCATCGTGATGATGATCGTACGTCACTTGGGGATTGGGTAGAAGATCGTCGCAAATTACCAGAAGGTCTGGGCAAACTGGCAAAAGAAATTACAGCTACAGGTATGCAATTTGGATTGTGGTTTGAACCAGAAATGGTATCTCCAGATAGCGATCTATATCGCGCTCATCCTGACTGGTGTCTGCATGTGCCGGATCGCAGTCGTACAATGGGACGTGAGCAATTGATTCTGGATTTGTCGCGTCAAGATGTATGTGATTATATTGTAGAGTCGGTCAGCGCTGTGCTATCTTCTGCACCGATTACGTATGTGAAATGGGATATGAACCGCAATATGTCTGAGATTGGTTCTGCTCTGTTGCCAGCGGATCGTCAACGGGAAACAGCACATCGGTATATGCTTGGACTATATAGTGTTTTAGAAAAAATTACTTCTACATTCCCACATATTTTATTTGAAAGTTGCTCTGGTGGTGGAGGTCGATTTGACCCGGGAATGCTATATTATATGCCACAAACATGGACAAGTGATGATACAGATGCAGTTGAGCGTCTGAAAATTCAGTACGGTACCAGTACGGTCTATCCAGCAAGTGCGATGGGCGCGCATGTATCTGATGTACCGAATCACCAAGTCGGACGTATGACTTCATTTACGACTCGCGGTCATGTAGCGATGTCTGGTAATTTTGGTTATGAGCTGGATTTGACCAAGCTTACAGATACAGAAAAGCAAGAAGTTAAAGAACAAGTAGCTCAGTATAAAGAGTTGCGCGAACTGATTCAATTTGGTGAATTTTATCGTTTGCTCAGTCCTTTTGAAAGCAATATTACGTCATGGATGTTCGTCTCGGAAGATCAGCAAGAAGCATTTGCAGGTTATTTCCAAGTG